In Stomoxys calcitrans chromosome 2, idStoCalc2.1, whole genome shotgun sequence, the following proteins share a genomic window:
- the LOC131994777 gene encoding uncharacterized protein LOC131994777 produces the protein MESAEVTQINITTTKNNKTTIIPIYRPPNKKVKTFLQELEKLLYGINRQNKLIITGDVNIDIKKNNNTTSNYLNILSSYGLQCMINEVTREDNSNQSMTCIDHLFARWDKQFVQAYAAIIRIDISDHFAIFGSVDETKSSLNHTQDRQTNETSTINISKVNQQINDTDWERIIISSNNTNELFNNIYKTFNDIYTNSTSQQTKHKKRNPHPWLNEHILKCSKNDYYYRQFLINRNNIRGTWQIINKITGKKTENLNDTIKRNFKDESLKDITENFALKFNENVLKIVHSCSITTLNANAECIINNSLYIEYATEEEINNILKTLNIRKSAGIDNIQAVDLKNHANLLTPIITKLINGSISESSILNIMKQSIIRLIFKSGEKTDYNNYRPIAILPVVEKVLEEIIVRRLNSFLKKYNIINKQQYGFQKGKNIKQLLGYFANHINESLDQNNNCLALFIDFSKAFDTLPHDKLIEMLERSGIRGLTLRWFADNLSSRSFSVKISNTSSSMLNAPYGVPQCSKLGPILYIIYSNEMVRQLKNSTAFTYADDTAIVVCNKSLNTAIKTLQNELDIITRWCYDSGLIINSSKTKVMHIRPKSIPKSNIHIIYHDTECLHKNCNAVSLHDKCNGKCSTELELVETYKYLGVHLDDGFKWKEIYCITVVREFMDDGSLAKKINHNQNTRRKIEGKYMVPKFKNDYGKYSLSVTLPTIINEIPTNITKERNYNIRTKLIKEYYLNN, from the exons ATGGAATCGGCAGAAGTAACACAAATTAAtattacaacaacaaagaataataaaaccACAATCATACCAATATATCGGCCACCTAATAAGAaggttaaaacatttttacaagaATTAGAAAAACTCTTATATGGAATTAATAGACAGAATAAATTAATAATTACGGGTGATGTAAATATTgatataaagaaaaacaataatacTACAAGCAACTACTTAAATATCCTATCATCCTATGGCTTACAGTGTATGATAAACGAAGTTACCAGAGAAGACAATAGCAATCAATCAATGACATGTATTGACCATTTATTCGCAAGGTGGGATAAACAATTTGTTCAAGCTTATGCAGCAATAATTAGAATAGATATATCGGATCATTTTGCAATATTTGGAAGCGTTGACGAAACAAAATCGTCATTGAATCACAcacaagacagacagacaaacgaaaCTTCTACGATTAACATCTCCAAAGTCAACCAACAAATAAATGACACAGACTGGGAACGAATAATCATTTCATCCAATAATACAAATGAACTGTTCAACAATATCTACAAAACATTCAATGATATCTATACAAATTCAACAAGCcaacaaacaaaacataaaaaaagaaatccaCACCCTTGGCTCAATGAGCATATATTAAAATGTT CTAAAAATGATTATTATTATcgccaatttttaataaatcgaaACAATATACGAGGTACTTGGCAAATCATCAATAAAATCACCGGTAAGAAGACGGAAAACTTAAATGATACAATAAAAAGGAACTTTAAAGATGAATCACTAAAAGATATAACCGAAAACTTTGCcctaaaattcaatgaaaatgttctaaaaatAGTACACTCATGCTCAATAACCACATTAAATGCAAACGCGGAATGTATAATCAACAACTCACTTTATATAGAATACGCGACTGAAGAAGAAATTAATAACATACTGAAGACCTTGAATATAAGAAAAAGTGCAGGAATAGATAATATACAAGCAGTGGACTTAAAAAACCATGCCAATTTGTTAACACCAATAATAACAAAACTTATTAATGGAAGTATTAGTGAATCGTCCATACTAAACATAATGAAACAATCCATTATAAGACTAATTTTTAAGAGCGGCGAAAAAACAGATTACAATAACTATCGACCGATAGCTATTCTACCAGTCGTTGAAAAAGTATTAGAGGAAATCATTGTAAGAAGACTAAAcagttttttaaagaaatacaaCATCATAAACAAACAGCAGTATGGGttccaaaaaggaaaaaatataaaacaactcCTGGGTTACTTCGCTAATCACATCAATGAATCACTGGACCAAAACAACAATTGCTTAGCGTTATTCATCGACTTTAGCAAGGCCTTTGACACATTGCCTCATGATAAATTGATAGAAATGCTCGAAAGGAGCGGTATCAGAGGACTCACATTAAGGTGGTTTGCAGACAACCTCTCATCCAGATCGTTTTCTGTTAAAATAAGTAACACAAGCAGTAGTATgttgaatgctccatacggtgtACCACAATGTTCGAAACTTGGTCCAATCCTGTACATCATCTACTCAAATGAGATGGTACGTCAACTTAAAAACAGCACCGCGTTCACATACGCAGACGATACAGCCATTGTAGTATGCAACAAGTCATtgaatactgcaataaaaacgCTGCAAAACGAGCTGGATATAATCACTAGATGGTGTTACGATAGCGGCTTAATCATAAACTCATCTAAAACCAAAGTAATGCACATCAGACCAAAAAGTATACCAAAATCAAATATTCATATCATATATCACGACACAGAATGTCTACATAAAAATTGCAATGCAGTTAGCTTACATGACAAGTGCAATGGCAAATGCAGTACAGAACTCGAGCTAGTGGAAACCTATAAATACCTTGGAGTTCATTTGGACGACGGTTTTAAATGGaaa GAAATCTATTGCATCACTGTAGTTAGAGAATTCATGGATGATGGCAGTTTAGCGAAGAAAATAAATCACAACCAAAATACACGAAGAAAAATCGAAGGCAAATATATGGTGCCGAAATTCAAGAACGATTATGGCAAATACTCACTATCTGTGACACTACCTACTATCATCAACGAAATTCCAACAAATATAACCAAGGAAAGAAATTACAATATTAGAACCAAATTAATCAAAGAATATTACTTAAATAATTAA
- the LOC131994921 gene encoding uncharacterized protein LOC131994921 codes for MAGYLPRPESPRPARPTRPRFDPREPRYRPASWQYACGLCQEDHAIRSCPRFRQMTPYQRYETVERRSYCRNCLARSHLAPDCPVVTACRTCDYRHHTMLHGAPQLRETYGSYSPPPMEIANPRQLAIEPANQMPIVQGPPPVEIPYSRATVFVPTAMVELAPEEQDDWAGVRVLLCQASTITRIAAATVTRLGIPTRERRGHRLATIRLRSRHASRRTMYTIRAVVTRDLPRRPYSDPIIPDPTSSLRSLSLADADPRGNEPIDVEVGADAYAHLRRSGVVQPGLGAVFAQETDWGYVFVGPVTSQARNQN; via the coding sequence ATGGCCGGATATTTACCTCGCCCAGAGTCCCCACGACCCGCCAGACCCACACGCCCTCGCTTCGACCCACGGGAACCCAGGTATCGCCccgcatcttggcagtatgcctGTGGCCTCTGCCAGGAGGACCACGCCATACGGTCATGCCCGCGGTTCCGGCAAATGACACCGTATCAGAGATACGAGACAGTTGAGAGACGGAGTTACTGTCGGAACTGTCTGGCGCGCAGCCATCTGGCCCCAGACTGCCCCGTGGTCACTGCCTGCCGAACATGCGACTACCGCCATCACACAATGCTGCATGGAGCCCCACAGCTTAGGGAGACATACGGCAGCTACAGCCCGCCCCCAATGGAGATTGCCAACCCACGGCAACTTGCAATCGAACCAGCCAACCAGATGCCCATCGTCCAAGGCCCTCCCCCGGTCGAGATACCTTACAGCCGGGCCACTGTTTTTGTACCCACGGCGATGGTGGAATTGGCACCCGAGGAGCAGGACGATTGGGCTGGGGTACGGGTACTTTTGTGCCAGGCATCGACCATCACCCGAATCGCGGCAGCCACAGTAACTCGCCTGGGGATACCAACGAGAGAGCGCAGAGGGCACCGTCTGGCAACAATAAGACTTCGGTCAAGGCATGCGTCGAGGAGGACCATGTATACCATCCGGGCAGTGGTGACCCGGGATTTGCCGCGACGACCCTATTCAGATCCCATCATTCCCGACCCCACAAGCAGCCTAAGATCCCTTTCTTTGGCAGATGCTGACCCTAGGGGCAACGAACCAATCGATGTAGAGGTAGGGGCCGATGCCTACGCCCACCTCCGGAGGAGTGGTGTTGTACAACCCGGATTGGGAGCCGTCTTCGCCCAGGAGACAGATTGGGGATACGTGTTCGTCGGCCCAGTCACCTCACAGGCaagaaaccaaaattaa